The stretch of DNA TTTCCTGAAATGATGGGTATGGAAGCCATTAAAGCTGGTTTTACCCAAATGATGGCAGGCGCTGAAATGACAAGTTTCAAATTAAACCTGAGTGAAGTACGTATTATGGGTAACCGGGCATGTGAAATTGGACATTATACCCTTTCAGTTTTATTACCTGATGAAGAAAGCACTGGGGATGATAATGGCAAATATCTCGCGATCTGGAAACAAACAGAAGATGGTTCCTGGAAAATGAGCATCAACATGTGGAACACCAGTGCAATGCCTGATATGAACATGTGATTGCGCAAAAATCCGAAATCCGAATATCTGAATTAACGTGAGTTCGATATAATTAATCTTAGGGAAAATATGCGAAATTATCAGCCTTCGACTCCGCTCAGGCTGCTGAATTTAAGCCATGGTGAGCGGAGTCAAACCATGAATTTATTTATGTCGAAACTCACGTTAATTTACAAACACTTTGATTGTGATTATATCTTTAAGAATTTACGTTTTTTCGTTTGTATATTGGAATTTAGATAGTAGGACTTGTTTAGGTTTCCTGATCAAGTCAGGAACAGGCTTCGAAATTAGAGATTAGGATTTCATAATAAAACCGCTGATCCACTTAGGTTCGGGCGGTTTTTTCTTTCTACTAATGGACTCCTCATGATTAAGATTATCCAGGCAACAACAAGCGAACATTTCCGCCAAGCACGTTTGTTGTTCGAGGAATATGCGGAAAGCCTGGATTTTGAACTTGATTTTCAGGAATTTGATATCGAACTTAAAGAAATACATACGATATATGCCCCGCCGGCCGGTTGTTTATTGTTGGCTCGAGAAAATGAAAAAGCAATCGGCTGTGTGGCTTTGAGAAAGATAGATAAAAAGATTTGTGAGATGAAACGACTTTATGTAAATCCAAATCACCGGGGCAAAGATATCAGTAGAATGTTGGCGGAACAGATCATTCAAGAAGCTAAACAAATCGGTTATTTTCGGATGCGATTAGATACAGTACCAAGCATGAAGATAGCTCGCTCATTGTATCGATCACTTGGTTTTACTGAAATCGAACCTTATCGATTCAACCCGATAGGAGGGACTTCTTTTATGGAACTTAAGATAGCAATGATCAATGAACAGTGAACAAATAACAGTTAACAGTGACCAGTTCGCGGTGAGAACTGAGCAATTAACAATGATTTAGAAAAAATGAAAGAAAAACTACCCCTACTAATTGACAACTTTTTTTAGGACGGCACTTCTGATATCTGGCATCTGGAATCCGGCGTCTGGAATCTAGTATCTGGTATCCGGCATCCGGCATCTGGTATCTGGCATCCGGCATCCGGCATCTGGTATCTGGTATAATTTCCCTGTTACGCTCCTCTTCCATTTCATCTATTTCATTTTTGCTGAACTTCTAAAAAAGTGGGTTATCGATAAACCTCCATCTTTTGGATCTTAACCGGCTTAACAGGTCTGTCTTTCAACCTTGGATTTTGTTTTTCCGTCTCAACTGCGGCTATTTTATTGACGACATCCATGCCTTTGGTAACTTGCCCGAATACCGTATAATCTCCATCTAAATTTGGTGTGGTACCGTGCATTATAAAAAATTGGGAGCCGGCTCCCGCCGACTTATCACCCACCCTGGCCATGGAAAGAATTCCTGGCACATGTTTCTTTGAATTAAACTCATGGGGCATCGCAACTAGAGGGCCACCGCTTCCATCATCAAATGGATCATCATTTTTAGTATTTGGATCTCCGCCTTGAAGCATAAAACCTGAAATCACACGATGAAATAGTGTATTGTCGTAAAAGCCCGACTCAGCCCTGATGATAAATGAATAACAATGAATCGGCGCTAATTCCGGAAAAAACTTAACTTCGATATTGCCA from candidate division KSB1 bacterium encodes:
- a CDS encoding SgcJ/EcaC family oxidoreductase, translating into MKVSKISFLLMLAVPFAFFACAGLESSELDVAEVQAAIEENNAKFSEALVNGDVETAVAFYTDDAIVMAPNFPEMMGMEAIKAGFTQMMAGAEMTSFKLNLSEVRIMGNRACEIGHYTLSVLLPDEESTGDDNGKYLAIWKQTEDGSWKMSINMWNTSAMPDMNM
- a CDS encoding GNAT family N-acetyltransferase, which encodes MIKIIQATTSEHFRQARLLFEEYAESLDFELDFQEFDIELKEIHTIYAPPAGCLLLARENEKAIGCVALRKIDKKICEMKRLYVNPNHRGKDISRMLAEQIIQEAKQIGYFRMRLDTVPSMKIARSLYRSLGFTEIEPYRFNPIGGTSFMELKIAMINEQ
- a CDS encoding peptidylprolyl isomerase; protein product: MKGVKARIITNYGNIEVKFFPELAPIHCYSFIIRAESGFYDNTLFHRVISGFMLQGGDPNTKNDDPFDDGSGGPLVAMPHEFNSKKHVPGILSMARVGDKSAGAGSQFFIMHGTTPNLDGDYTVFGQVTKGMDVVNKIAAVETEKQNPRLKDRPVKPVKIQKMEVYR